CTGTCCTTGTGTGTCAGTGTgaattaatcatttataatataaaatttaggaaattaaattcagaataattcaaaattcctctttaaCGTCCAACATTCAAGACAACgacgaaattcttggaaataaaaaaagaatctaacCATCAAATTGTACAATCCACTCTTAAATGTCTCTTCACATTATGACAAGACAacctagttttttattttattttttattcaaatgacaAACAACCTTTACTTTCATTTGATCCTTAGATTCTTTGTTGTAATTATAATTCCCAAGAATGTCGTTGCGACTTTATAAATTACGGAGGAGAAAAATTGAAGGATAATAATGACGACAATGttgaatctttttataaaaactggTTCAATTTCTTGTTTGCCAAGTGCTAGAAAGTCtcgataaaattaaataaattacattgtCATGTTacgattattttataatttgtgacATCTCTCATagtcaaattatttacaagacgCACTAGCGGCTTAAAAGCGCACAGAAAATCAGCTCAGCCCGCCCATCTTTCTGCCGTTTAAGCTACTGAGCGTTAAGGCCCCATTACGCTACATGTGTCGTgatacttaaacttttaaaattacattaataattACACCACTCACATCAATGATTCGATAATACAGAGCGCATCATCAAAAGACACCAGACGAAGCTCATCAATCAGTCCTCCTCTCTCGCATAAACGGATACGCATACTAGCACACAATTTTTCTGAGGCACTCTGCACACGCATCACTTTTAACGTCCACGCTATTTATTTTGTACATCGCTACACGATCAGATTTTCTTCTCATCACTTTCACGGCAGCCAATCTTAATGAAATTTGTACGTTCGCGAATGACTTGGGACCAAAAAATGAGTGATCGGACATGATGACTTCAATCAGAAATCGCCTTTTaacgtttcaagaaaaaaacgttCCTCGCATTNNNNNNNNNNNNNNNNNNNNNNNNNNNNNNNNNNNNNNNNNNNNNNNNNNNNNNNNNNNNNNNNNNNNNNNNNNNNNNNNNNNNNNNNNNNNNNNNNNNNTCGTGACAAGTGTATTCAGTCAAAGGAAAATCCACGCTATGGTGACTCGATATCAGATGTTtgtctcaaaaaataaatacaaatagaGTAACAAAATAAGTTTGACTCCTTATTTGATTTCTTTACAGTGTCTTGGAGACGCTAAACATCTACAATGAAGTAGTTTCTAAAAGGCTGTAAAAATGCTACGAATTGAAAACTGCGGCCCGAAATAAAAGCCCTCGAGCCCTTCGAAGgcgtgaaattaattttttgactttaCTGGTCCATAGTATATCCTCGAGAGCCttgttttcttcttcttcttcttcttcgcaAAGTCAACGTTCTGTAATGGCTCTTGCAAAAATCTGACAAGCGATTAAGCTTTTTACACAAGGCCTCTCTCCCCCCGTCTACTTGGAGAGAAGCACTGAGTTCTTAAAAGCTATGACGAATTCGCGAGGCAATCGGAGAATTTAAGTAAATCCGCAGAAGAACTTTTCACTCGCGTTAGAGAATCGCCTGGGAGGTGGAAGGAGGAGGGATGCTGGGTAACGCTGGCACTGGGCCTTCAGTCCATTGAATGAGCGCGTGCTCACTCATTTGCGTACTTTGGAAATGATCCTTTAGCAGTGTCTGAGAGAAGTTACAGTGCATTTGATATGCCTCGTTTTCTCTGTTCGGATCTCCACATATTCTGTACAAATctgcaagaaattaaaatttttgagtcTTTTATCAAGCATTTCATATCTCTAGTGTTCGTGAAATTCTCAATATCGTGAGATTATGCTCGGCCTTTAtgtgctttgagaatttaatgaaCATTTCTAAGCATTTTCAATTAGGATTTaaacaatcgtattttctatctttattcataataattacattattttaatttcaatggtaaaaaaagtcaaagtaatagaaaacGTATTATTTGCATTCAAACAGTTCTTCCaggtattgggaatggtggtctaccatttcgtcacctggtgccgaaaactggaactagaaagagtaggtacaattttaaagatgtattttaattttgcataacAATGTTTTTACGATTATTTTCTGAAGTATAAAACagtgattgaatactaaaaacaaaccTAACTtgtagatcagatttttaaatatttcatgtttaaattaataaaaatttactttgagttcatttttgcttcaaaataagtccatttaagtttatcatcttttgaaaatcacaataaagagaacaataattgttttattttagagaaatatttctgttaaaaagggTTTTTCTTCACtctataatatgtaaattccatctaaaaacacttttttccgaTAAATACCTGTTTTTATGATCCAAAAAGGAGATTAAActtcacaaaaaaaagttaaaatacttttatggacaaattaaaatgcatatttaaaatcgtgcctattttttccaattcgaatttttgtcaccaggtggtgcatcgcagtttaaccattcccaataagaTCAACCACACACATGGaaggttaataaaattaatgcagacaaatttgtttctaaaatacatttcaaaccctttttatttgagttttcaaattaaaaagaaaaattttaaacctaaggaattgtttttaactaaaataatgtatcttcaacccaaaagattaatttcttacaaaaaaaaagatcaattttcaactacaatttgtTCGATAAATTTGTTAGttcaaatgttagaaaaaaaatattcagcaaaaaaaaacgaatttttaagaaaatagttggcttttttcattaaaaaattactttttaaccaaaaatagaaaaattacatttccagttaaaacaatcaattttcaacacaaaataaatatttttaaaaaatcaattttaaacccaaaagatgaattttctgccaaaaaagatacagtttgaaagaaatatataaattttcaattaaaaaagatacatttaaaaactaaaattagaatagtttaatttgcagttagaagcgtaaattaaaaaaaaacataaattttttaacaaaattaattttcaactaaaaataaacaaattttcagccaaagaaattaatttttcatcacagtgataaattttcaaataagaataagaatttttaacccaaaagatgaattttctataaaaaaagaattaattcttaacaaaaaatagaatagttaaattttgtacaaaacagaacactttttaacgaaagaattaacatttctatcaaaaaaggtaagttttctaCAATAAACGGGATTTTTAAAGtgagctttcaactaaaatgataaatcctcaactaaaacataaaattttttaaccaaatagataaattttctgccaaaaataaaacacttgaattttcagttagtaaaataaatttccaatcaaaaaagaaaccaattttcaacaaaatagacaaattcttaatcaaagaaattaatctaGAACTAAAACGATCAAGTTTCAACTGAGATTgcctttctaccaaaaaggacggatttttaacatatagttaaattttcagaaaaacttatttccaataaaatcaatgtaaatgatttttcaaccaaatacttgaatttttaaaaggatttttcattcaaaatggaaATTAGACGCCAAGAAGTTTAAATATTCTATCGCAAAGTCgaattttgatatttcaataaaaaaagataaattttttacaaaatagttagaatccttaactaaaagggattaatttccaaactaaatagttgcgatATTTAAAcatgataataaaattaacttcaacttcagttttttgaaaattccctaattatATCAAGTTTTTCCTGACAATCCCTGACTTTCTAGAATTACCTGATGTGTAGcaactctgtaatttaaaaaagtgtatgtttatttcactctaaaatattttttattcgccATCTGGTGGCAAAATTAAGAACTAAAAAGAGCAGGTAGGTaccctattttcaatatttacagtccataatggatttttttttttttaatttataaaatcaaagcTTCCAAGTcaggcattttgaaaaaaagcaaaaatcagggaatttctgtaagacgTAACTGTCAAAAATAATCGGGGTTGCCACACAGACACTATTAGTTACTTTCTTTTCGCAAATCACTTTttggttactttttttaaagttaaatcacTATAgtaacttttctttcaataaataaccCATAGGTTAATTACTATTCAATATATTTGTATTTATGAAGATTCtgagtaatttttaatagatttcaataatgtagaaaGATTTTGAGGattgtaaagtattttttaaaattccataaaatttccaagagcttttaaaagtttcaaggaagtttaaaatatttcaaaggatttgaaatattttaaacaattttgagagATTCAcagttttataatattattttgattaatttacaggaattttataaggtttctgagaataatatatttaattttaataaacttttcaggatttcaaaattctaagagaagtgaggtatttcagagtttcaaaaatttgaagagttttGGAATTAGTTTTTGGAATCCACACTGAATTCTTGatcatttatcctgaattcttttaatttctttggaatgcttttgatttttttttaattatctataattcttctaaatttactcaattcctAATTCAactgagtttttttaattttgaaaagtttgtatttaattgatcctaaggatcaattgataaaatgaataaaggatttaaaatattttaaaggtattttttcaaataccttgtcaagttcaagagctttaaatgatgtaaaaggattttaaaaattttgaaatattttaggtgattttaaaagattacatgtaatttgtttttgattttaatcattttatagtattttaaggGACCTGCCAAATTTTAGGGTATCTTTTTAGATTCCCAgacattttcaagaactttaaataatttatatagggttttaaaagattccaaagtattttataAGATATCATATTTCATAGAACTTCTCAGcatgttataatattttaaatttcaaagatttcacgacattttcaaatacttttgcaattatttgaaattttccctgAACTCTTATTAacttatcctgaattcttttaaatccttttgaatactTATAAATGCGCTCAATTTTACTCAAtacaatgagtttttaaaaagcatttatgttttaaattcgcCTCAAATTCGtgggcatttcatcaaattctttccAATGCCCTCGAATTTTTCCAAACTCATTTCAAAGTTACTaaattcaatgtaattttttcatatgtTTACACATCTAAACtcttttttaagttctttaattcaattgttgtttcatgtttttaaattattttcaattttttaaattgttttttaaatttatcttttaggtcagatttttcagaaagttataatttcatgtatgaatttgagaaaaatatacttttgagTTCATGTTTACatcgaagaaattttatttaagctTATAATGTGTTAAAATTTACAATGAAtgggacaacattttttttttctcgaaaaacattttttggtccaaaaatttatttttcactgtataaggtgtaaattccatctaaaacactttattttcgataaaaaaactcCGCTCGATTTTAGACATCATAAAAAGAACTCAAAATAGCTCAAAATGTagggttttttttctaaatttgttaacaaaaaaaagagagaaagatttaaaatttatttttggatgtagaaaaaaagattctttagtGGCCCATTAACGGCTTTATATGTAAATTTGAAAGTAAACTCTTCAAAGCtcttaaactcaaattaaaaatggttccaatttgagcacttttaacaCTCTAAAATTCCATAATATTTTACTTGTATAGATTCAGCGTAAATAAAGTTTTATGTAAACCCTGACAATTCGAAGTTTCATTTGAAATCGGTCAAataatcattaaacatttttttattggtaagatttaaaattaaaatttgaaactgctAAAAAAAATCGTATCAAGATTTGAAATCTAACTGGcacaattttaaacgctttactttaaattattttgtcgccggttttaaaattttcaatatgttttaaaatgtttcagcttCAAGCTTTAATTATAAAANNNNNNNNNNNNNNNNNNNNNNNNNNNNNNNNNNNNNNNNNNNNNNNNNNNNNNNNNNNNNNNNNNNNNNNNNNNNNNNNNNNNNNNNNNNNNNNNNNNNATGCAAACCTTTAAGAATTGCAGTAGCCCAAAGTTGTACATGAACATCCGGAATTTTAGAAGCTAATTGCATGGCCGGCGTGACCATATTCATAGATTCTCGGCTGTTGCCCAAGGAAAGGAATATGTGCCCCAAAAGAACAAGACTACACGAAGTCAGTCGGTTCAAATCTTCCGTATTCGCCATTTTTAACGTTTCCCGGAGATATCTcctgaaaaagaataaatcagGTTGTTATTATATGCCCCAATGTAAGGGGCACTAcctaaattatgtaaaaaaagtattttaatcttttaatattgttaacataaaatcttttataagcggaataaaacagtttttgatataaattaaaaattttcaaaattgattaattgactttaaacaaatatgttttttcaatcatgaaagatgttttttttaacaaaatacttgagttttcaagaaaataattatatttttaatataatagttgaattttcaacctaaaaaaataaattgccataaaaaagtgtcataatttataCTTCAATCAAaggtgaaatttatacaaaaaaaatgaatccaaaggatgaattttcaataagtaacgatttttcactcaagaaagaaagatTTATCTGAATTGATGATCTTTCAAGCCGAAAGCCGAATTTCCTCtacaaaacattgaattttaaaaccaaaaatatgacttttcaacacacaaaaaaataattttctatgaaactggTGCactttacacacaaaaaaaaatgaaattttaaagcaaatagttgagacaaaatagttgaatactcaagcaaagaattcggcggacgatttcaatTTCCCGATCaagcttttcaattttcccggtcaattaaaaataaaatattcatattttccccAAAActcaaagatttattttaatttaacaggtACATTCTAAACATCCGTTAACGCAACAGagcgaacaatttaaaaataactgaattttgaaaagaatgcTTGAATCTTccactagaaaatatcaattaacaagaaaatatgcaaaagttaaactttcagttagaaaaattagctagaatagttgatttttaggcaaaaaagataaatctgcaactagaatgatgaatctttaactgaaatacttcaatttgtaaccataaagatgaatttataaataaaaagattattttctaccaaaaaatacaattaaaaaaaaacattttaaaccaaaaacatgagttttcaagaaaaccaATGAATCTTCAtctgatatagttgaatttttaaactaaacaaaactttatttcacctaaaaaaagatcaattgttcaccaaaactgaaataattaaattttaagttgacaaaaattaattttaaacgaaacagatgaatttttagctaataaTCCATATAAGATTATGAATATTTAcatgaaataattgaactttaaactaaaaagattaattttctaccaagaagattaatttctaccaaagaaataagtttttaattaatagtatGGAATATTTATCTGGTATAAGGTtacgttttcagttgaaaaaaaaattttcaaccaaaaaggaaacgaatttttgaaaaaattccttttcgtccaaagaaaaaacaattttttaaccaaatagttcatttcacaacccaagattagaatttttaattgaaattatgaatatttaaagtaaaagatttttaagtaaaaatggaacatttgaattttgagtgggacaaattaattttgaacgaaattgatgaatcttcaactgggatagttgaaatttttatgaaaaaaaggaattttgaattacaaagattaattttctataaaaagagtcgaattttccaccaaatacatacatttaaaaaaaaaatggttaaatttttaagtaaaaatgttaatttctagccaaatagttgaactttcatgttaaaaaaagataagattttaatttaaaatagaacagAAATGTATTTTctcatgcaaaaatgttttatgctaaaaaagcatgaaaaaggcttataattaaaaaacaaacttcaAACTTTCCAGCTTAtgagagaaaaaaataacaattgaaaaaaggagaaaatacattttcaactaaaactagattatttcaattttctcttaaaaatcgaattcctaaaaaaaaaaacgcattttcagcataatagttaaattttctactgcagtagataaatttttagattaaaaaattgatttttaacaaagtagttacaatttcaaccagtgatgaattttcaatgaaaataatgcatcttcgatcaaaaaaaaaattaatttttaataaatgaaaacttGGCTTTTACTGCGAGCAGAAGTAAATTCCCTGAACAAAAACTCGAcaatttgtctgaaaaaaaaacaacaataaacaaATGTAAAGTACATACTTCGCTTCGTTGTAACGAGCGCCAAAGAAAGCTTGAAGCCCTTGGACGTAATACGCTGCTGCTCTCAGAGAATGCGAATGGGACGGAAGAGATTCAGGATTGATTCTTTCTAAGAGAGCACCCAACTCCTGATCCCTTTTAGTTCTCAGATAAACTATCGCCAGATTCAAATTTGCAAACGTCTGCAATTCTCGCTCTGTCGtctgaaaaaacaacaaaaaaaaaataaagaaacagtTACGTGACCTGTGGTGAAATAGTTCATGgggaaaaaatatcttttgaattttaattacagTGCTCACTCGTAACGCCGCCAAGAATTGAGCTTCCGCCGCTTCCATACAGTTCATAGACATTGCGTACAATCCAATGAGCGCGTGCAATTGAGGTCTGTGTGCTTGAAGTAATTTCGGGTGTTGACTGCAAAGTTGACAAGCTTGCGCAATTTCCGCAAGagctgtacttttatttcccatGACGAGTCGACACATCACTATGTGTTCCAGAGAGATGAGTTGAAAGACGGAGAGGATCGGCTTATTCTCTACAACTGAAATATGaaaaagaatcattaaaaaacCCCAAATTCTAATTcaggtgtttcatttttcaggctggccgttttaatcgaagaaataaattcccggttatttcccgatgcacaaaaaattttttacggccaataaaattacaaaattaaaattctaaagctaaaaatttttccatttgaagtaataaaaaataaattataaattaaaacactcaaacaGTTGTACGCAAGTGCTTAATAATTTACGCATAAAGTAGAacgtaataacatttttgaattgaacaatttaaaacgaaatacagATAAACTgccaaatttaccatttttaactattataaatcATAGAGTAAAACCATTCAGattcatttccaaaaatatcattttcaatactctacattaaaaaattaatcaaagaacttttaaaaaattttaattatattatttttaggaatttcaagcgagaaaaattaaaaatttaaattgcttaacTCCACACTTCTTAAATGAaatgttatattattttcattttgagcaGTTAGACCAtcattgaaaagctttaaaattttcatttaaaattttgaaaaatctagaagtggtttaaaaattaaaatttttttttttaattttgtcagaaattcaaaattaattgaaaacttgaaatgatttcaaataatgtaaacgGATTGTGTGTcgaaatttcgatgcaaatagccacagcctaaaTTCAAgcaaaatgtggatttttgcaggttccaaacaaaaaatgtagaattttttatttttttaagttatttcaagagaatatttaaaaatattttaaaagatatttatcaattttcctacaattaaatcctacaaattaaagaaaaatccttaaaatattccagattattttataactattccataaatttttaaaatccttttaaaatattctttaaagataatttttcaaaatgaaaaatcattttcctgggaatcttaaaataatttttttattcttttgaagccttttacaattcttaaaaatcttctaagcTGAATGGTCGGGATattcttttcttttgatttttgtttgtttcaatcTGTCCGACGGGTCGTGCTTTTTTCAGAAagtggaaaaattcaattttactatttttaataaaacaacaaTGTTGCTCAAAATGCTATCCCAAGACGTACTCGGTGAACAGTTTTTTCGGTCTCctgaaaaaatttccgaataaggGTTAGACCCTTATGGTTCCCAaccattcatttttgtttaaaatctgcactcttgaaacttttcaaaacttctaaatatctttcaaaattagtCAAATGTTGTCTACAAATACTAAGTCTTCAAatgttatttatgcatcaaaattcaacaatttcactcacgaattaaaaagttttcaaatacaaaaattaaagttttaatgttgaagttttaaaagatcttcgaaatttaaaagattccaggctttctatgtcaaataattcaatttcaaattgctCGATTTTAAATACTTGGTTTCAATTCACTCGTCGTAAATGAACAATCAAATATGTGtaaatgttcaataattattttttttcttaattaaaaaatttcaaattgattgggttaaaaatggaatattttatacggaaacaatatttttaatttaataaaagcctttgattgcgaatacattattatgaagttatttttaagttaaaaatagtttattataaattttaaatcagacatttacattgtttaattttaaacattcaaatctgatgattgttaaattttgaacggatttagaatcattttgtcaaataaattattattcactttttaatacattaaatccattaaaaaatattcacttttatctacagttgataaaatgaaaaggtttttattatcaattttcgaATTGCGCATTGAAAACTGAATGATAGATTTTTTTTCCCAACAACTTCTAAAATtcacggtcaaaaaataaattcactggcATTTCCCAGTTTCCTGGTCCAGCGACCACCCTGTTTTTTAATAGGGAATCCTCACATTTTAGTTTCTCGATTTGAGTGAGAGCCTTGTCCGTGTATTTTTGCGCCTTTTCCATGTAACCAGTTTGCATGGAATGCATTACGGTTACTAAGTACACTAATACGTAGAGGTGTTCTTTTGGCATCCAAATAAACAAATCTCCAATATTGGATCCCGTAATGACTTCGTCCGAAGGCCAATTTGGAGAGACGATGGTCTGTATGCTTTGTTGAAGTTGCTTTAAACAAGGTTTCACACTCTTTccctgttaaaaaaaatgcaaattaattattcagtCAGTCCGATATTTACGTAAGAAGTTACTGTTTCGctagattattataaataatttttttttcagtttctagggattcaattaatatgtttaatttataaagctttaacaaattatattacaaaatattcttaaatatattagcaccattgattaatttataattaaataataataaaaacatcatcatttcttgaattcgtctcttgaaacaaaaagattaagtttctaaaaaaaatcttttcagcaaattaaatgaattctcaaccaaatagttgaattttcaactaagaaaaatcattttttaaccacacattgaagttcaattttcagctaaaagaaattaattttccagcaaaaaaaaacaataacaattttcaagcagtgataaatttttacctaaaattatatatcttcaactggaatagacgaaatgaaaaaaatgaacgcTTGAATAAAGGCTTTAAATGTTAACTAAGTGGTTTTATGTTTAAGTAAACAGAagcattttcaaaccagaagattaatttttaaacaaaatattaatttcttaaaaaaaaaacgatttttcaacaaaatacatgaattttcaaagaaataattaaatttttaactaagaaagaaaaatttccaaccatGTTGGGAATGGTgctctaccatttcgccacctgctgccgaaaactggaactagaaagagtaggtacaattttaaagatgtacttTAATTTTGCATAACaatgtttttaagattattttctgaagcataaaacattttttgaatactgaaaacaaatcttcattaaaaacaaagttttagatagaatttccattttatacagtgaaaacacatttttgtcaaataggtttaaaaaaaaaacaacatttatttcactatttcatgtaagtttcaatgcattgcaagcttaaataaactttaattaatgtatgtagcgccAAATTTTATCTAGATTATGCggagaatacgaataatagacgattggaatttaaatacgaattctaacctaacttttagatcagattcttaaatagttaatatttcatgtacaaattaatagaaatttacttTGAGATCATTTTTGCttcataagtccatttaagtttataatcttttgaaaatcataataaatagaacaataattgttttcttttaaaaaaacatttctatcaaaaaatgtgtttttttttctctccataatatgtaaattccatctacaaccctttgtttccgataaggatttatttttattatccaataaatactttaaactccacacaaaaaatcgttaaaacacttttatgcacaaattataaTGCATCTTCAAATTCATACCTAtcctttctagttcggattttttgccaccaggtggcgtatcgcagtttaaccattcccaatagttgaattttcaaccaaaaagagtattaaaaaccaaccaagaaaaaagaattataaataaaaaccattataaatccacgttatcatttgcaatgctctaaattaaaaaatcaatccatgaactttaaaattttcaaaattatataatttttaggaatttgaagctacaaacatcaaatattgaaaaattgaaaaaaaattttaactgaatacttcttaaattagaaattcaattattttctttttaagtagtTCAAACATCCTgggaaagcttcaacattttatttcaaaatcttgagaaatctagaagttcttttaaatttgtttaaaattttgttggaattttttcagaacttctaaatatctgtcaaatttaattgaatttgttctacaattttcagaaaatcctgcaaattttataacatttctttacaatttgaaggtataaataacaattgaatatttattatttgtaggcttcaaaagaataaaaacattttcttaagattcctaagaaaattaaaaataatttttcattttgaaaaattattttaagagaatatttaaaaagtttttaaaagatttaaatcaaattttcaaaaaagattttcagaaaactttctaaaattttcatgataattttttatctttttaaaactcataaatatctcttaaaattactcaaattttttctacaaatgatcatttgtaaattatacatcaaa
The sequence above is drawn from the Belonocnema kinseyi isolate 2016_QV_RU_SX_M_011 chromosome 7, B_treatae_v1, whole genome shotgun sequence genome and encodes:
- the LOC117177142 gene encoding MAU2 chromatid cohesion factor homolog isoform X1, yielding MASSQDAWYLSLLGLAESFRTSNPPNIKSCIQCLQAVFNFKPPPRVEARTHLQLGNILLTHTKNIELARSHLEKAWRLSQNINTFDDVKFEAASVVAELYEQQQQSNLSKPILRKAIELSQHNVYWHCRLIFQLAQIHASEKDFVVASSLLAVGVDYSHISNANYTRVLFLLSRCMLMLIDKKFADVHPLLTTAGHQVENWQGSPHQKEYLKVYYLVLQVCHFLMAGQGKSVKPCLKQLQQSIQTIVSPNWPSDEVITGSNIGDLFIWMPKEHLYVLVYLVTVMHSMQTGYMEKAQKYTDKALTQIEKLKFVENKPILSVFQLISLEHIVMCRLVMGNKSTALAEIAQACQLCSQHPKLLQAHRPQLHALIGLYAMSMNCMEAAEAQFLAALRVSTTTERELQTFANLNLAIVYLRTKRDQELGALLERINPESLPSHSHSLRAAAYYVQGLQAFFGARYNEAKRYLRETLKMANTEDLNRLTSCSLVLLGHIFLSLGNSRESMNMVTPAMQLASKIPDVHVQLWATAILKDLYRICGDPNRENEAYQMHCNFSQTLLKDHFQSTQMSEHALIQWTEGPVPALPSIPPPSTSQAIL
- the LOC117177142 gene encoding MAU2 chromatid cohesion factor homolog isoform X2; the protein is MASSQDAWYLSLLGLAESFRTSNPPNIKSCIQCLQAVFNFKPPPRVEARTHLQLGNILLTHTKNIELARSHLEKAWRLSQNINTFDDVKFEAASVVAELYEQQQQSNLSKPILRKAIELSQHNVYWHCRLIFQLAQIHASEKDFVVASSLLAVGVDYSHISNANYTRVLFLLSRCMLMLIDKKFADVHPLLTTAGHQVENWQGSPHQKEYLKVYYLVLQVCHFLMAGQGKSVKPCLKQLQQSIQTIVSPNWPSDEVITGSNIGDLFIWMPKEHLYVLVYLVTVMHSMQTGYMEKAQKYTDKALTQIEKLKFVENKPILSVFQLISLEHIVMCRLVMGNKSTALAEIAQACQLCSQHPKLLQAHRPQLHALIGLYAMSMNCMEAAEAQFLAALRTTERELQTFANLNLAIVYLRTKRDQELGALLERINPESLPSHSHSLRAAAYYVQGLQAFFGARYNEAKRYLRETLKMANTEDLNRLTSCSLVLLGHIFLSLGNSRESMNMVTPAMQLASKIPDVHVQLWATAILKDLYRICGDPNRENEAYQMHCNFSQTLLKDHFQSTQMSEHALIQWTEGPVPALPSIPPPSTSQAIL